DNA sequence from the Vicia villosa cultivar HV-30 ecotype Madison, WI linkage group LG3, Vvil1.0, whole genome shotgun sequence genome:
ttttataattttacttagtGAACCATttgttgaatatatttatattaattgtgtaATCTCTATAAATAGGTAAAATTCCACCCCGACCTGATAAAGGTAAGGGTGTAGCTGATAGTGGTAAGAAGAAGCACCAACGCCCACGAGTAGTAGTATGTCAGTCACCTCAGTTGGCCACGTGTCCTCCCCCGCAGAGTCAGGTTAATCGTATGTCCATGGCCATTACTCAGGGTTTTCTGCCACTACTCTCCTCTCAGTATCCATATGACAGTCCGTCTTTTATTACCCCACCACCACCTGGTtacccatccttccagcagacacagatgcccccatccttccagcagacacatgtgcccccatcccttccagcagacacagatgcccccatccttccagcagacacatgtGCCCCCATCCTTCTGGCAGACCGGAGGATTTggttttccacctcccacacagactagtccctcatctttccagcagactggaggatctagtTTTTCACCTCCCACACAGACTAGTCCCTCATCTTTCCAACAGACTGGAGGATCcagttttccacctcccacacatACTGGTCCCACCACACATCCCCCACATGTGCCCCCACAGGATGATGATCAGGCGGAGGATGAGACTGCGGAGGATGAGACTGCGGATGATCAGTTGGATGGGAGCGATCTTCGAGGGGATGATGATCCGAGTcagattcatatcattgacgggagattttttattaggcccgaaggaagctcgtaagtttcttatttatcaatttttatttaagtatacgtttccattttttataactttataattaatgttaattcaattaatgttgtttagattcacgccgagtcggactgctgccaaagttataagttatataattcagcagaattataaaaaacttataaagacttttaaagatgttaagggcGATGATAGAGAACATTGGTTTACGCATTTTCAGGtatacttaatttattgtttaagttattgttatttaaataactttttcaCTACAGTtatctaacttttattttatctacttttattgcaagaaaaatgtgtgtgggaactaatgaaagagagacagattaaaaaaaattattatggcagaattgcaagacgactttctgacatgctacgacgtgttagaaagcgttgggaacttcatggcatccgtcctagttggataggagaagaaatctttcgggaacttcttaaatattgggagagtgatgagtttgcggccaaatctgaaaatgcaaagaagatgagagcatctgaaaagggtggttgccttaatgctgttggaagtataagcactgcTGAGCATGTTCGTCGcatggtaataattattaccatttcttaaagttataatttcaattaataattgatattattaattatagtttattttgttatttagactAAGGAATTAAATAGACCACCACTTATGACCGAGCTGGTTGCAAGGACTCGGAAAAAGAAAACAGGAGCTTTTGTTGACAATCGTACACAAAAAGCTATGGTAAGTtatttaagctatcggtattattttttaAGCTAtctgtattatttggttaagctatccgtattatatttggttaagctatcggtattatttggttaagttgggtattatatttggttaagttatcggtattatatttggttaagctatcggtattatttggttaagttgagtattatatttggttaagctatccgtattatatttggttaagctatcggtattatttggttaagttgggtattatatttggttaagctatccgtattatatttggttaagctatcgatattatttggttaagttgggtattatatttggttaagctatccgtattatatttggttaagctatcggtattatttggttaagttgggtattatatttggttaagctatccgtattatatttggttaagctatcggtattatttggttaagttggatattatatttggttaagctatccgtgttatatttggttaagctatcggtattatttggttaagttgggtattatatttagttaacctatcggtattatttttttaagctatcgGTGTTTCTGTAAGCGATGAATTGTGATGTATTTGGTGGTGATTGTAAAGTGCCGATAAAGTGTtgatatatatgaattaaattggtgataaaagttagaatgtatgtgttataatgtatgaattaaatcggaattattattctgatttattaattaatttcgacaagtagaatgtatgtgttataatgtATGAATTAAATCGATATTAatattctgatttattaattaattccgacaggtagaatgtatgtgttataattttcatgtggcatgtgacatgttgtggcgtgaaaatcatgtggcaactaaatttgtgacgtgaaattcatgtggcaactaaattatatttaactttttttttgtatgtgtaggatgattatcaggcattgcttgTACAATTTCTGACTGTTAATCCTCAGTATACTCCAAGACCGAGAGAGCCGCTTCATCCGGATgtggatttttatctttggagtaaagtcattggcggcaatggggcctaacgggtgtttttttggtggtggaaatttggcaAGCACCTTGAGACCTGATGatagaactctatatcaaagagttctcgATGGGGAAGGAGGTTCACGTCCTGTAATTTTAACAGATGAACAGAGAGAAACCGTAAGACAATTGGCGGTAAATGAGGTGAGGCGTGGGCGGCGGATTGTGAAGCGGCATTGAAAGCTCAATGGAGGCCCAAATGATGGCAATGCGGAATGAGCATCAGCGGGAAATGGAGGTAATGGCGAAAAGACAATCGGATATGGAGGCACAAATGCGACAATTTATGCAATCCtttggtggaaaccaaaatatggggggttctgcgccgactgatcaggaaaatctaaatgaggatgagtttcccgacccggattgattgttgatttagtttagtttttattttgttgttataacttttgattttgaatttgtgtaaactattaattaaattataattacattatttagtaatattagatttataattttagtttcttaattttaatattagatttatatttagtttattgaattaatttataaattttattaattaattttaatatatttagtttattaatttgattatatatatatatatatatatataatatttggtttttgaaaaaaaaaatattagtgacgtgatttccatgtcactaagtagtgacatgtaaatcacgtcgcaacttcacAAATATAAATGCGCTTTTACAACTCTCTAGGCAAATTTAGCGACGTGATTTGCATGCCACTAggtagtgacatggaaatcacgtcactaataaaGATGTTTTTACTGACTCATTACTGTTGCGCTTGCTCTGAATGAAAAAGCATTAAACTCTGGTccaaatgttgcgacgtgattttcacttcactaattagtgaagtgaaaatcacgtcactaaaagttgtCACCTTGCCTCCTGCGAAGTAAATGACCACGTCACAAATAATGATTTGTGAAGTATTTTTTCTGTTTGtggcgtgataatcacgtcactactaAGCTCTTTTTTTGTAGTGTTCAATCCTGAGCATGACTAGGCGTGAGGGGATGTGTATCAGACATTATATGGTCTAAACATATATATCCTTATAATTGGGGGTGGGGTGGGGTAATCCTCACTCTTAAATAAAACCAAGTTCAACATATCAGTAATTCATACTACCTACCGTTTATATTCACGCACCAATTCAATAATGTTGGTCGTGAGGGGGTGAATTGAAAAAACCCAAATATTATCATTGATTAAAGATAGATCTCACAAATAGTTTATATTAAGTGTTATCTCTCACCATACAAGCTTGTTTGTAAGGATTAGTTAAATAAAACTCTAATTCTATCAATAATAAAAACTAATATtaaatttaactaattaaaagaaaaaaatatttttacagtTTTAAAATTATATGTCCAATCATTTATGCAATGACTCTACTCATAATCATTATATATAATGTgacataatttttttcattttattttaacaaatattacataaaatataaattttatcaaATTCTTTAATGACAAGTATACTAtataaatgacaaaaaaaaaaacgaGAAAAATCACAAACCATTTAGGGTTACGAAAGAAATAACAAAGAATCTGTGTTAACTTCGTAAAAGCTACAAATGAGGTGAGTAATTTCTCCAATTAAAGCCCACTTCCGAGTCAAATATTTGATACTccaaactgaaggatagaaaaacacttagaaaaggggggtttgaataagtgtagctttaaaaaacttgacagataaaaataaattgcacagttatttttatcctggttcgttgttaactaaactactccagtccacccccgcagagatgatttacctcaactgaggatttaatccactaatcgcacggattacaatggttctccgcttagtcagcaactaagtcttccagagtcttctgatcacacactgatcactccaggaacaactgcttagataccctctaagacttttctagagtatactgatccacacgatcactctagttacaactgcttagttcactcctaagactttctagagtattctgatccacacgatcactctagttccttacaacttaatgtaatcaattctaagagtattacaaatgcttcttaaaagcgataatcacaaactgtgatatttctcttaatcgtttaagcttaatctcactaatatattacaacagcaatgtagtgagctttgatgaagatgaagattctgagtttagatttgaacagagtttcagcaagttgaataagcgttgttttgttcaggatcgttaaccttgcttctcatcagaa
Encoded proteins:
- the LOC131659679 gene encoding uncharacterized protein LOC131659679; protein product: MLRRVRKRWELHGIRPSWIGEEIFRELLKYWESDEFAAKSENAKKMRASEKGGCLNAVGSISTAEHVRRMTKELNRPPLMTELVARTRKKKTGAFVDNRTQKAMDDYQALLVQFLTVNPQYTPRPREPLHPDVDFYLWNEQRETVRQLAVNEVRRGRRIVKRH